In the genome of Pongo pygmaeus isolate AG05252 chromosome 9, NHGRI_mPonPyg2-v2.0_pri, whole genome shotgun sequence, one region contains:
- the CTSW gene encoding cathepsin W isoform X2: MALTAHSSCLLALLVAGLAQGITGSLRAQDLGPQPLELKEAFKLFQIQFNRSYLSPEEEEFGQLYGYRRAAGGVPSMGREIRSEELEESVPFTCDWRKVAGAISPIKDQKNCNCCWAMAAAGNIETLWRINFWDFMDVSVQELLDCGRCGDGCHGGFVWDAFITVLNNSGLASEKDYPFQGKVRAHRCHPKKYQKVAWIQDFIMLQNNEHRIAQYLATYGPITVTINMKLLQLYRKGVIKATPTTCDPQLVDHSVLLVGFGNVKSEEGIWAETVLSQSQPQPPHPTPYWILKNSWGAQWGEKGYFRLHRGSNTCGITKFPLTARVQKPDMKPRVSCPP, from the exons ATGGCCCTGACTGCccactcctcctgcctcctggcccTGTTGGTGGCAGGCCTAGCCCAAGGCATCACAGGCTCCCTTAGGGCCCAG GACCTAGGTCCCCAGCCGCTAGAGCTGAAAGAGGCCTTCAAGTTGTTCCAGATCCAGTTCAACCGgagttacttgagcccagaag AGGAGGAGTTTGGTCAGCTCTATGGCTATCGGAGGGCAGCTGGAGGGGTCCCCAGCATGGGCAGAGAAATAAGGTCTGAAGAGCTGGAGGAGTCAGTACCTTTCACCTGTGACTGGCGGAAGGTGGCCGGCGCCATCTCACCCATCAAGGACCAG AAAAACTGCAACTGCTGCTGGGCCATGGCAGCGGCAGGCAACATAGAGACGCTGTGGCGCATCAATTTCTGGGATTTCATGGACGTCTCCGTGCAGG AACTGCTGGACTGTGGCCGCTGTGGGGATGGCTGCCATGGTGGCTTCGTCTGGGACGCATTCATAACTGTCCTCAACAACA GCGGCCTGGCCAGTGAAAAGGACTACCCATTCCAGGGCAAAGTCAGAGCCCACAGGTGCCACCCCAAGAAGTACCAGAAGGTGGCCTGGATCCAGGACTTCATCATGCTGCAGAACAACGAGCACA GAATTGCCCAGTACCTGGCCACTTATGGCCCCATCACCGTGACCATCAACATGAAGCTCCTTCAG CTATACCGGAAAGGTGTGATCAAGGCCACACCCACCACCTGTGACCCCCAGCTTGTGGACCACTCTGTCCTGCTGGTGGGTTTTGGCAACGTCAAGTCAGAGGAGGGGATATGGGCAGAGACAGTCTTATCCcagtctcagcctcagcctccacaccCCACCCCATACTGGATCCTCAAGAACTCCTGGGGGGCCCAATGGGGAGAGAAG GGCTATTTCCGGCTGCACCGAGGGAGCAATACCTGTGGCATCACCAAGTTCCCGCTCACTGCCCGTGTGCAGAAACCGGATATGAAGCCCCGAGTCTCCTGCCCTCCCTGA
- the CTSW gene encoding cathepsin W isoform X1, producing the protein MALTAHSSCLLALLVAGLAQGITGSLRAQDLGPQPLELKEAFKLFQIQFNRSYLSPEEHAHRLDIFANNLAQAQRLQEEDLGTAEFGVTPFSDLTEEEFGQLYGYRRAAGGVPSMGREIRSEELEESVPFTCDWRKVAGAISPIKDQKNCNCCWAMAAAGNIETLWRINFWDFMDVSVQELLDCGRCGDGCHGGFVWDAFITVLNNSGLASEKDYPFQGKVRAHRCHPKKYQKVAWIQDFIMLQNNEHRIAQYLATYGPITVTINMKLLQLYRKGVIKATPTTCDPQLVDHSVLLVGFGNVKSEEGIWAETVLSQSQPQPPHPTPYWILKNSWGAQWGEKGYFRLHRGSNTCGITKFPLTARVQKPDMKPRVSCPP; encoded by the exons ATGGCCCTGACTGCccactcctcctgcctcctggcccTGTTGGTGGCAGGCCTAGCCCAAGGCATCACAGGCTCCCTTAGGGCCCAG GACCTAGGTCCCCAGCCGCTAGAGCTGAAAGAGGCCTTCAAGTTGTTCCAGATCCAGTTCAACCGgagttacttgagcccagaag AGCACGCTCACCGCTTGGACATCTTTGCTAACAACCTGGCCCAGGCTCAGAGGCTGCAGGAGGAGGACTTGGGCACAGCTGAGTTTGGGGTGACTCCATTCAGTGACCTCACAG AGGAGGAGTTTGGTCAGCTCTATGGCTATCGGAGGGCAGCTGGAGGGGTCCCCAGCATGGGCAGAGAAATAAGGTCTGAAGAGCTGGAGGAGTCAGTACCTTTCACCTGTGACTGGCGGAAGGTGGCCGGCGCCATCTCACCCATCAAGGACCAG AAAAACTGCAACTGCTGCTGGGCCATGGCAGCGGCAGGCAACATAGAGACGCTGTGGCGCATCAATTTCTGGGATTTCATGGACGTCTCCGTGCAGG AACTGCTGGACTGTGGCCGCTGTGGGGATGGCTGCCATGGTGGCTTCGTCTGGGACGCATTCATAACTGTCCTCAACAACA GCGGCCTGGCCAGTGAAAAGGACTACCCATTCCAGGGCAAAGTCAGAGCCCACAGGTGCCACCCCAAGAAGTACCAGAAGGTGGCCTGGATCCAGGACTTCATCATGCTGCAGAACAACGAGCACA GAATTGCCCAGTACCTGGCCACTTATGGCCCCATCACCGTGACCATCAACATGAAGCTCCTTCAG CTATACCGGAAAGGTGTGATCAAGGCCACACCCACCACCTGTGACCCCCAGCTTGTGGACCACTCTGTCCTGCTGGTGGGTTTTGGCAACGTCAAGTCAGAGGAGGGGATATGGGCAGAGACAGTCTTATCCcagtctcagcctcagcctccacaccCCACCCCATACTGGATCCTCAAGAACTCCTGGGGGGCCCAATGGGGAGAGAAG GGCTATTTCCGGCTGCACCGAGGGAGCAATACCTGTGGCATCACCAAGTTCCCGCTCACTGCCCGTGTGCAGAAACCGGATATGAAGCCCCGAGTCTCCTGCCCTCCCTGA
- the FIBP gene encoding acidic fibroblast growth factor intracellular-binding protein isoform X2 has protein sequence MTSELDIFVGNTTLIDEDVYRLWLDGYSVTDAVALRVRSGILEQTGATAAVLQSDTMDHYRTFHMLERLLHAPPKLLHQLIFQIPPSRQALLIERYYAFDEAFVREVLGKKLSKGTKKDLDDISTKTGITLKSCRRQFDNFKRVFKVVEEMRGSLVDNIQQHFLLSDRLARDYAAIVFFANNRFETGKKKLQYLSFGDFAFCAELMIQNWTLGAVDSQMDDMDMDLDKEFLQDLKELKVLVADKDLLDLHKSLVCTALRGKLGVFSEMEANFKNLSRGLVNVAAKLTHNKDVRDLFVDLVEKFVEPCRSDHWPLSDVRFFLNQYSVSVHSLDGFRHQALWDRYMGTLRGCLLRLYHD, from the exons ATGACCAGCGAGCTGGACATCTTCGTGGGGAACACGACACTTATCGACGAGGACGTGTATCGCCTCTGGCTCGATGGTTACTCGG TGACCGACGCGGTGGCCCTGCGGGTGCGCTCGGGAATCCTGGAGCAGACGGGCGCCACGGCAGCGGTGCTGCAGAGCGACACCATGGACCATTACCGCACCTTCCACATGCTCGAGCGGCTGCTGCACGCGCCGCCCAAGCTACTGCACCAGCTCATCTTCCAGATTCCGCCCTCCCGGCAGGCACTACTCATCGAGAG GTACTATGCCTTTGATGAGGCCTTTGTTCGGGAGGTGCTGGGCAAGAAGCTGTCCAAAGGCACCAAGAAAGACCTGGATGACATCAGCACCAAAACAGGCATCACCCTCAAGAGCTGCCGGAGACAG TTTGACAACTTTAAGCGGGTCTTCAAGGTGGTAGAGGAAATGCGGGGCTCCCTGGTGGACAATATTCAGCAACACTTCCTCCTCTCTGACCGGTTGGCCAG GGACTATGCAGCCATCGTCTTCTTTGCTAACAACCGCTTtgagacagggaagaaaaaacTGCAGTATCTGAGCTTCGGTGACTTTGCCTTCTGCGCTGAGCTCATGATCCAAAACTGGACCCTTGGAGCCGTCG ACTCACAGATGGATGACATGGACATGGACTTAGACAAGGAATTTCTCCAGGACTTGAAGGAGCTCAAGGTGCTAGTGGCTGACAAGGACCTTCTGGACCTGCACAAGAG CCTGGTGTGCACTGCTCTCCGGGGAAAGCTGGGCGTCTTCTCTGAGATGGAAGCCAACTTCAAG AACCTGTCCCGGGGGCTGGTGAACGTGGCCGCCAAGCTGACCCACAATAAAGATGTCAGAGACCTGTTTGTGGACCTCGTGGAGAAG TTTGTGGAACCCTGCCGCTCCGACCACTGGCCACTCAGCGACGTGCGGTTCTTCCTGAATCAGTATTCAGTGTCTGTCCACTCCCTCGATGGCTTCCG ACACCAGGCCCTCTGGGACCGCTACATGGGCACCCTCCGTGGCTGCCTCCTGCGCCTGTATCATGACTGA
- the CCDC85B gene encoding coiled-coil domain-containing protein 85B gives MEAEAGGLEELTDEEMAALGKEELVRRLRREEAARLAALVQRGRLMQEVNRQLQGHLGEIRELKQLNRRLQAENRELRDLCCFLDSERQRGRRAARQWQLFGTQASRAVREDLGGCWQKLAELEGRQEELLRENLALKELCLALGEEWGPRGGPGGAGGSGAGPAPELALPPCGPRDLGDGSSSTGSVGSPDQLPLACSPDD, from the coding sequence atggaggccgaggcaggcggccTGGAGGAGCTGACGGACGAGGAGATGGCGGCGCTGGGCAAGGAAGAGCTAGTGCGGCGCCTGCGGCGGGAGGAGGCGGCGCGCCTGGCGGCACTGGTGCAGCGCGGCCGCCTCATGCAGGAGGTGAATCGGCAGCTGCAGGGCCACCTGGGCGAGATCCGCGAGCTCAAGCAGCTCAACCGGCGTCTGCAGGCAGAGAACCGTGAGCTGCGCGACCTCTGCTGCTTCCTGGACTCGGAGCGCCAGCGCGGGCGGCGCGCCGCGCGCCAGTGGCAGCTCTTCGGGACCCAAGCATCCCGGGCCGTGCGCGAGGACCTGGGCGGCTGTTGGCAGAAGCTGGCCGAGCTGGAGGGCCGCCAGGAGGAGCTGCTGCGGGAGAACCTGGCGCTTAAGGAGCTCTGTCTGGCGCTGGGCGAAGAATGGGGCCCCCGCGGCGGCCCCGGCGGCGCGGGGGGCTCAGGAGCCGGGCCAGCACCCGAGCTTGCCTTGCCCCCGTGCGGGCCCCGCGACCTAGGTGATGGAAGCTCCAGCACTGGCAGCGTGGGCAGTCCGGATCAGTTGCCTCTGGCCTGTTCCCCCGATGACTGA
- the FIBP gene encoding acidic fibroblast growth factor intracellular-binding protein isoform X1 has translation MTSELDIFVGNTTLIDEDVYRLWLDGYSVTDAVALRVRSGILEQTGATAAVLQSDTMDHYRTFHMLERLLHAPPKLLHQLIFQIPPSRQALLIERYYAFDEAFVREVLGKKLSKGTKKDLDDISTKTGITLKSCRRQFDNFKRVFKVVEEMRGSLVDNIQQHFLLSDRLARDYAAIVFFANNRFETGKKKLQYLSFGDFAFCAELMIQNWTLGAVGEAPTDPDSQMDDMDMDLDKEFLQDLKELKVLVADKDLLDLHKSLVCTALRGKLGVFSEMEANFKNLSRGLVNVAAKLTHNKDVRDLFVDLVEKFVEPCRSDHWPLSDVRFFLNQYSVSVHSLDGFRHQALWDRYMGTLRGCLLRLYHD, from the exons ATGACCAGCGAGCTGGACATCTTCGTGGGGAACACGACACTTATCGACGAGGACGTGTATCGCCTCTGGCTCGATGGTTACTCGG TGACCGACGCGGTGGCCCTGCGGGTGCGCTCGGGAATCCTGGAGCAGACGGGCGCCACGGCAGCGGTGCTGCAGAGCGACACCATGGACCATTACCGCACCTTCCACATGCTCGAGCGGCTGCTGCACGCGCCGCCCAAGCTACTGCACCAGCTCATCTTCCAGATTCCGCCCTCCCGGCAGGCACTACTCATCGAGAG GTACTATGCCTTTGATGAGGCCTTTGTTCGGGAGGTGCTGGGCAAGAAGCTGTCCAAAGGCACCAAGAAAGACCTGGATGACATCAGCACCAAAACAGGCATCACCCTCAAGAGCTGCCGGAGACAG TTTGACAACTTTAAGCGGGTCTTCAAGGTGGTAGAGGAAATGCGGGGCTCCCTGGTGGACAATATTCAGCAACACTTCCTCCTCTCTGACCGGTTGGCCAG GGACTATGCAGCCATCGTCTTCTTTGCTAACAACCGCTTtgagacagggaagaaaaaacTGCAGTATCTGAGCTTCGGTGACTTTGCCTTCTGCGCTGAGCTCATGATCCAAAACTGGACCCTTGGAGCCGTCGGTGAGGCCCCCACTGACCCAG ACTCACAGATGGATGACATGGACATGGACTTAGACAAGGAATTTCTCCAGGACTTGAAGGAGCTCAAGGTGCTAGTGGCTGACAAGGACCTTCTGGACCTGCACAAGAG CCTGGTGTGCACTGCTCTCCGGGGAAAGCTGGGCGTCTTCTCTGAGATGGAAGCCAACTTCAAG AACCTGTCCCGGGGGCTGGTGAACGTGGCCGCCAAGCTGACCCACAATAAAGATGTCAGAGACCTGTTTGTGGACCTCGTGGAGAAG TTTGTGGAACCCTGCCGCTCCGACCACTGGCCACTCAGCGACGTGCGGTTCTTCCTGAATCAGTATTCAGTGTCTGTCCACTCCCTCGATGGCTTCCG ACACCAGGCCCTCTGGGACCGCTACATGGGCACCCTCCGTGGCTGCCTCCTGCGCCTGTATCATGACTGA